A part of Podarcis muralis chromosome 13, rPodMur119.hap1.1, whole genome shotgun sequence genomic DNA contains:
- the LOC114583505 gene encoding olfactory receptor 6X1-like encodes MDLTNCTRVSEFILLGFPHIWGMNITLFLVVLLLYILSVAGNGLIIVMVKVDRRLQKPMYFFLSNLSFLEMWYTTAVVPMMLTNLLSAKTTICFYCCMAQSYFHFLFGITEFYILTVMSFDRYLAICQPLRYTTIMTSNVCLQLSLVTWLGGFCTILLQTVLVVRLPFCGSNVVNHFYCDIGPMLKIAGGDTHLIEALGFLIAVAVILGSLMLTVVSYIFIISTILRIPSASGQRRAFSTCASHLTVVSILYGAVLFIYLRPSAKHSSFSLNKAISVLNTVITPVLNPFIYTIRNNEVKEALRKALGKKVQNPLIL; translated from the coding sequence ATGGATTTGACCAATTGCACAAGAGTGTCAGAGTTCATCTTGCTTGGATTCCCACATATTTGGGGAATGAACATCACCTTGTTCCTCGTGGTCCTCCTGCTCTACATTTTGTCAGTTGCAGGGAATGGTCTCATTATTGTCATGGTGAAAGTGGACCGTCGGCTCCAGaagcccatgtacttcttccttagTAACCTCTCTTTCCTGGAGATGTGGTACACCACTGCCGTTGTTCCCATGATGTTGACCAACCTCCTGTCGGCAAAGACGACAATCTGCTTCTATTGTTGCATGGCCCAGTCCTACTTCCACTTCCTCTTTGGCATCACGGAGTTTTACATCCTCACAGTCATGTCCTTTGATAGGTACTTAGCCATCTGTCAGCCGCTCAGGTACACCACCATCATGACCTCCAATGTCTGCCTTCAACTTTCGCTGGTTACATGGCTAGGGGGCTTCTGCACCATCCTTTTGCAGACAGTGCTGGTCGTAAGGCTTCCCTTCTGTGGCTCCAATGTTGTCAACCATTTCTATTGCGACATTGGGCCCATGTTGAAGATCGCCGGTGGAGACACGCATCTTATTGAAGCCCTCGGCTTCCTGATTGCTGTGGCTGTGATCCTGGGCTCCCTGATGCTAACGGTGGTATCTTACATCTTCATCATCTCCACGATTCTGCGCATCCCATCAGCCAGCGGACAACGGAGGGCCTTCTCCACCTGTGCCTCCCACCTGACTGTGGTCAGCATCCTGTACGGGGCAGTCCTTTTTATCTACTTAAGACCTTCTGCCAAACACTCATCTTTCAGCCTCAACAAAGCCATCTCTGTGCTGAACACTGTGATCACTCCAGTGCTAAATCCTTTCATATACACCATCAGGAACAATGAAGTCAAGGAGGCTTTACGGAAAGCCTTAGGAAAGAAGGTGCAGAATCCACTTATACTGTGA